A part of Candidatus Electrothrix aestuarii genomic DNA contains:
- a CDS encoding DUF3368 domain-containing protein produces the protein MSKIVIADSSCLIGLCKINKLFVLEKIFENILIPEAVYHEVVIKGKGRQGAEEVKNSDWIEQRKIMNTLAVKALRIGLGPGESEAIILADECKADFLILDDLKARQTAEELGLTVVGTVALLKKAWEKDLIESFEDTLTDLSNVGFRFSVS, from the coding sequence ATGTCTAAAATAGTTATTGCTGACTCATCCTGCCTTATCGGACTGTGCAAAATTAATAAGCTCTTTGTTCTTGAGAAAATTTTTGAGAACATCCTGATTCCTGAAGCGGTTTATCACGAAGTGGTGATCAAAGGAAAAGGGAGGCAGGGTGCAGAGGAGGTTAAAAATTCCGACTGGATTGAACAACGAAAAATCATGAATACGCTGGCGGTTAAAGCATTAAGAATAGGTCTCGGCCCTGGTGAATCAGAGGCCATAATTTTGGCAGATGAGTGCAAAGCGGATTTTTTGATTCTTGACGACCTGAAGGCGCGTCAGACGGCGGAAGAACTCGGATTAACTGTTGTTGGAACTGTAGCCCTACTGAAGAAGGCCTGGGAAAAAGATTTGATAGAAAGTTTTGAAGACACATTAACAGACTTGAGTAATGTCGGGTTCAGGTTTTCGGTTTCGTGA
- a CDS encoding nucleotidyltransferase family protein codes for MRKNSILATLKDEKEHIERCFSVNSIGLFGSFARDDIHSKSDIDILVTFSEPTFDHYMELKFYLEDLFGRPVDLVMEQTVKKRLKKMIQQETLYV; via the coding sequence ATGAGAAAAAATAGTATTTTGGCGACGCTAAAAGATGAAAAAGAGCATATTGAGCGGTGTTTTTCAGTAAACAGCATCGGCCTATTCGGCTCGTTTGCCCGCGATGACATACACAGCAAAAGCGATATAGATATCCTGGTCACTTTTTCGGAACCGACCTTTGACCATTATATGGAACTGAAATTTTATCTGGAAGACCTCTTCGGGAGACCGGTTGATCTCGTTATGGAGCAGACCGTAAAAAAACGACTGAAAAAGATGATTCAACAGGAAACCCTGTATGTATAG
- the cas6 gene encoding CRISPR system precrRNA processing endoribonuclease RAMP protein Cas6 encodes MRNCTPELLLAQYRFTFTARAPLTLPLFSDPLRRSVFGLALHQQSCIAPNADCSDCMLCHQCDFAFFIKGIRPPEARMMRKVGTVPLPHVFHSDQCGEANISPGGQFSHGLVLAGAACKRLPAVIRAMAKSGQLGFGSDRAKAELVQVSQVLPSGQRLLWEQQGEVRDSIIEPIPVPSAPAAVRMQFLTPYLPSDKTFRPDRLEISRLLMAVIRRVSLLQYFYMGCPLEADFRTLKECAARSELISIDLRPHTSTCWSARQGKVVEFRGFLGTVDFAPAEPELFWPFLRLGQRLHIGKQASKGFGRYQLLER; translated from the coding sequence ATGCGCAATTGCACCCCGGAACTCCTCCTTGCCCAATACCGCTTCACCTTTACGGCCCGTGCTCCCTTGACCCTGCCGCTCTTTTCTGATCCGCTCCGCCGCAGTGTGTTCGGGCTGGCCCTGCACCAGCAGAGCTGTATTGCCCCGAATGCCGACTGTAGCGACTGCATGCTTTGTCATCAATGCGATTTTGCTTTTTTTATCAAAGGGATCAGGCCGCCGGAAGCCAGGATGATGCGCAAAGTGGGCACCGTGCCGTTGCCCCATGTCTTTCATAGTGACCAATGCGGTGAGGCGAATATTTCGCCGGGTGGGCAATTCAGCCACGGCCTGGTGCTGGCCGGGGCGGCCTGCAAACGCCTGCCTGCGGTGATTCGGGCCATGGCAAAGTCAGGGCAGCTGGGCTTTGGATCCGACAGGGCAAAGGCTGAACTGGTCCAGGTCAGCCAGGTGCTGCCCAGTGGTCAACGGCTGCTTTGGGAGCAGCAAGGAGAGGTTCGGGACAGCATAATCGAACCGATCCCGGTGCCGTCTGCACCAGCTGCTGTGCGCATGCAGTTCCTCACACCCTACCTGCCTTCGGACAAGACCTTCCGCCCGGACAGGCTGGAGATCAGTCGCCTGCTCATGGCCGTGATTCGGCGCGTCTCCCTGCTTCAGTATTTTTATATGGGCTGTCCCCTGGAGGCCGACTTCCGGACACTTAAGGAATGTGCTGCCCGATCCGAGCTTATCAGTATTGATCTGCGCCCGCATACAAGCACCTGCTGGTCAGCGCGACAGGGCAAGGTGGTCGAGTTCAGGGGATTTCTGGGAACGGTGGACTTTGCGCCTGCGGAACCGGAGCTGTTCTGGCCCTTTCTCCGGCTCGGGCAGCGGCTGCATATCGGTAAGCAGGCCAGTAAGGGGTTCGGGCGGTATCAGTTATTGGAAAGGTGA
- a CDS encoding HepT-like ribonuclease domain-containing protein, translating into MYRDWKVYIEDIIAAVEKIERYTHRQNQELFLSNEEKQDAVIRNLEIIGEAAGHQIFFGGFFVMS; encoded by the coding sequence ATGTATAGAGACTGGAAAGTCTATATTGAAGACATTATCGCTGCTGTCGAAAAAATAGAGAGGTATACCCATCGTCAGAATCAGGAACTTTTTCTGAGTAATGAAGAAAAACAGGACGCTGTTATTCGGAATCTTGAAATAATCGGCGAAGCGGCCGGGCATCAAATTTTTTTCGGCGGATTTTTCGTGATGTCATAA
- a CDS encoding ComF family protein, whose protein sequence is MTKNFIRSFLSASLNLLFPPSCPSCMVLTGQGTGYLCEDCLARLQLITPPFCTCCGTPLNLGDNRLCLTCLDSPLPFQARSCFLYQEPISTLTRQVKFTGNLTGLRSLAALARETPAFQNLNKPDLILPVPLHIQRLRERGFNQSLLLTRACFPEWKPLIRFDILKRQRSTIPQTRLSGKARRNNLHKAFAVASPHLVQGKQILLVDDVLTTGSTLKECAKILLEAGAVEITAFTIARSGVTG, encoded by the coding sequence GTGACCAAAAACTTCATTCGTTCTTTTCTCTCCGCTTCTCTCAATCTTCTCTTTCCCCCGTCTTGCCCCTCCTGCATGGTATTAACCGGGCAAGGCACCGGATATTTGTGTGAAGATTGCCTGGCCCGTTTACAGCTTATCACCCCGCCTTTTTGTACCTGTTGCGGCACCCCGCTGAATCTCGGCGATAACCGCCTCTGCCTCACCTGCCTGGACAGCCCCCTGCCTTTTCAGGCCCGATCATGCTTTCTCTATCAGGAGCCGATAAGCACGCTTACCCGCCAAGTCAAATTCACTGGCAACCTCACCGGCCTGCGCTCTCTTGCAGCCTTGGCACGAGAAACACCCGCCTTTCAGAACCTCAACAAACCGGATCTTATCCTCCCTGTTCCTCTGCACATTCAGCGCCTGCGCGAGCGGGGCTTTAACCAATCGCTGCTCCTGACAAGGGCCTGTTTTCCCGAATGGAAGCCACTCATCCGCTTTGACATCCTGAAACGCCAGCGATCCACTATTCCTCAAACCCGGCTTAGCGGCAAGGCTCGCCGTAATAATCTCCATAAGGCCTTTGCTGTAGCATCCCCCCATCTCGTACAGGGAAAACAGATTCTTTTAGTGGATGATGTTCTTACCACCGGCTCAACGCTCAAGGAATGCGCCAAAATTTTATTAGAGGCAGGAGCGGTGGAAATTACAGCCTTTACCATCGCCAGAAGCGGCGTTACGGGATAA
- a CDS encoding UPF0175 family protein has translation MSTLNIQFEVPRMALAQTGLDLENISRDVKQMFAIFLYEHKKISLSKACEIGGMTQWEFFEMNKAVKTSIHYNKEDLKNDMEKLADV, from the coding sequence ATGAGTACATTGAACATACAATTTGAAGTGCCAAGAATGGCACTTGCCCAGACAGGGCTGGATTTGGAAAATATAAGCCGTGATGTTAAACAGATGTTCGCAATCTTTCTTTATGAGCACAAAAAAATTTCTTTAAGCAAAGCCTGTGAAATAGGCGGGATGACACAGTGGGAATTCTTTGAAATGAATAAAGCCGTGAAGACATCCATTCATTACAACAAGGAAGACCTGAAGAACGATATGGAGAAACTGGCGGATGTCTAA
- the cmr1 gene encoding type III-B CRISPR module RAMP protein Cmr1, with protein MLDSLKAGDKERKKEKWLSYKIEVITPIFGGGVEAGKPDTKMPIRASAIRGQLRYWWRFLQRNRTDGKALSGEKLFKAERDIWGGMAEGEEDHSSKVRLRVKIEKNTLLRFQGQKRQYAEDEPKYALFPAREQTQTIPHQPAKDLIWPDPKTNIDLVFELLLNAPDKYMDEIERTLRWWITFGGIGARTRRGCGSIHCLEPELDPISVPEAEAAGCELKFQGNLKGDALFTWKKAVNCLHKFRQGENVGRNGRFGRSKWPEPDSIREITRRYSGKNPRAGCKNHEPEHEARISFPRAAFGLPIIFKFKDDTRCGEPLQTELAPTDVERLASPLILTPYPEHVDETRRYKPAALLMSRNHLQTISLRLDEDQIESWWDASKATFDPIKNNNGTDALTAFMNFFARGGK; from the coding sequence ATACTGGACAGCCTGAAAGCCGGGGATAAAGAGCGGAAAAAGGAGAAATGGCTGAGCTACAAGATTGAGGTCATCACCCCGATCTTTGGTGGTGGGGTAGAGGCTGGAAAACCGGATACGAAGATGCCCATCCGGGCCTCGGCTATCCGAGGGCAGCTGCGGTATTGGTGGAGGTTTTTGCAACGTAATCGAACAGACGGCAAGGCCTTGTCTGGGGAGAAGTTGTTCAAGGCTGAACGGGATATCTGGGGCGGGATGGCGGAGGGGGAAGAGGATCACAGCAGTAAGGTAAGACTTCGGGTTAAGATTGAAAAAAATACCCTTTTACGTTTTCAAGGACAAAAAAGACAATACGCTGAAGATGAACCGAAATACGCTCTGTTTCCTGCTCGCGAACAAACACAAACCATTCCTCATCAACCCGCAAAAGACTTAATCTGGCCTGACCCTAAAACCAATATTGACTTAGTTTTCGAGTTGCTGCTCAATGCTCCAGATAAATATATGGATGAGATTGAACGCACGCTACGATGGTGGATAACATTCGGTGGCATAGGGGCACGTACTCGACGGGGCTGCGGAAGTATACACTGTTTGGAGCCAGAGCTTGATCCGATCAGCGTACCAGAGGCGGAAGCAGCAGGGTGTGAGCTAAAGTTTCAAGGTAATCTTAAAGGTGATGCTTTGTTTACGTGGAAAAAAGCTGTTAACTGTCTTCACAAATTCCGTCAGGGAGAAAATGTAGGACGTAATGGAAGATTTGGCAGATCAAAATGGCCTGAACCGGACAGCATTCGGGAAATCACCAGAAGATATTCAGGGAAAAATCCTAGAGCAGGTTGTAAGAATCATGAACCCGAGCATGAGGCTAGAATTTCATTTCCGCGAGCAGCATTCGGCCTTCCTATAATTTTTAAATTTAAGGACGATACAAGATGCGGAGAACCTCTACAAACAGAACTTGCTCCGACCGACGTTGAACGATTAGCCAGTCCGTTAATATTAACCCCCTATCCAGAACACGTTGATGAAACTAGAAGATACAAACCTGCTGCATTGCTGATGAGCAGAAATCATTTGCAAACTATCTCTCTTAGGCTTGATGAAGACCAGATTGAAAGTTGGTGGGACGCTAGCAAAGCAACATTTGATCCCATCAAAAACAATAACGGTACTGATGCCCTCACCGCCTTCATGAACTTTTTTGCCAGGGGAGGAAAGTAA